CTGCTTTGGGTCACCAACCTTAAAGAATAGATTATTAATTTCAGACTATTTCTTGGCAGAACAGAAGTAGTTCCAAAATTAAAGAATTCAATGGTCCTTACCATAATACATTTAGTCCCGCTAGATTTTAAAAGCTGAAGAGGAATCAGAGTAGCAGGTTCCAGAGCCTGTAGTGGCAAGGAGAAATGCTTAGAAGACAAGGGAGAGCAAGAGCaatgataaaaagattataagttCAACTGAGCAAGGAATATTTTACTTGAGCAGCTTCATCAATCACTATAGCATCAAAAAGAGTATGCTCAGATGGAATCCCAAATTTATTAGTTGACACAGACTCAGAACACACTCCATAGAGGTCTCCACCACAACCACTCAATGTAGTTACCACAATCTCAGCTTCCTGCAAAATACACTTCCGAAGCTTACGTCTAAgtgttttcatttcttcattaGATTTCTTCTCCTGTGTCTGAACACTGCTAAGATCTTTATAGATTTGCTTCTTTTGCTCATAAAGTTTTCTTAGCTTCAACTCTATTTCTGCATCAGACACTTCTTTCTCATCATCCCCCTTATTACTATCAGCTTCCAAAGAATTCTTAAGGTCAGCATTTCCATCCCTTAAGTTAGCACGCTTTGTTTCATAAAACCTGATTCGGTCAACTATTTTCTCAAGATTAGAACGCAAAGTAATTGAAGAGCCCACAGTTGAAACACTCTTTTCATTGCAAACTTTCATCCTCTCTTCCACCAAACGTTGATCAACAAGTGTATCAATAAATACTGGTAGTGAATTTGGATGGACTGTCTTCACATTGCCAACCCTTACAAGATACGGCTTGTAAATCTTCCCATCACTTCCATAAAGACCTTGACTAGAAATTCTCGATACTAACTCATCAACAGCAGCATTTGACTGGGCGCATAGAAGCACCCTTCCTCTTGCCAAACTTTCCATGGATTTTGAGCTTCTTTCAACATCCTCATTCAATTGTCTAGCCAAGGCTGCATCCTGCCATGCCTTTGCAATTGCAGCAGTCTGGCTTATCCGTGGACGTGAATTGGTGCACTGCATACCATTTCTTTTCAAAGTGCCATCAAGAAAGCTTTTTGCATTACCCATCCTCTGTAAAGGTGAAGCAAGCAAACCACTGACGATGGCCAAAATAGTTCGCGTCTTGCCAGTACCTATATACCAAAGCAATAAAGACTAACTGGATAAATCGCAAGTACATATTATTCAATCTGCAAAAAGTTGGACAAAAGTAAATCAGATACCTGGAGGACCCTGAATAAGGGATAATTCAAAATCTTTCTTTAAACTTGGTGATCCAACAGCAACACCAATAGCTTGAAGTTGACTGTCATTGAAGGATGATTTCAGTACTTGCTGCAAGGGTTGGGAAAGCTTACCCAGATCCACTTCCTTGGATACATCACCACCAAGAGAATCATTGACGGGCTTCAAAATAACTGGAAGTATGGGGATTTCTTTAATTGAAGACAGTGCCTGAAATTCTCTAAGTTGAGGTGTAATGCTCATTAAGCGAGTTGCGTGCCATTTACCACGTTCAATGAGGTTTCTTCTAGCTTGATTTAATCGTGAAGAACCATTTTGAAGATAGAACCTGATTACTAATATAGTTTGTCTTCTCTTATTGTCTCTCTCACGCCTCTCCACCTGAAAAATATTGCAGATGCTTTAAAAAACTATTACATATGATGAAACCTGGAGGAATGTATGATAAATGGGCCACCCAAGTgtagtatctttttttttttttacaagaacaaccccccccccccccccccccccaaaaaaaaaaatatatatatatccaaggGCATCATCTAATTCTATCATCTGCCACTTAGATATGTAACTTGGATGACAACAAATTCTATCATCTAATTCCAACCTTTTTGTAAGTAAGATCACAACCAAAATTTAGGAAACACATCATGTAAATAGGGACTATGGCCAGTAATAGATAGGCAAGCCAATTTAGAAATCTGGTTATCGCCTGCATGATTGCAAGAAACTCTTGCACAAATCTTCCAAAGGATGTTATGAGGTAACAAGAGGGCATACCTTTCCAACCATATGAATATCATGGGATGATTTTTGCAAAGGCTCTTTTGTCAACAACACAAGGTCATTTTCAGAAAAGCTTTTAGAAGCAGCAGAATCATTATCATCATAGACAAATCGAACCAGATGAAAATCATCAACTCTCTCAACCAACATCACAGATAGACTGCCAAAATACATCTCTTCCAAGGAAGACATTTCCAGAAAGGAACTGTGCAACTGTGCTTTGAACTCCTCCAAAACCAACGGCCGAAAAATCTCTATATACTGTTCAGGCGATTGAAAATAGACGGGAACCTCCTTTAATTTGCTAACAATTCGACTCCTATCCTCACCAGCAGATGCTAATCCAACAGTTTCAAAGTAATCAATTTCCAAAATGGGTCTATACCAGTCATCAAGCCTTGGCGGCTTGAACCTTTTCACTCCAGCCTCCAGTCTATGTAAACGGCCAGATCTAATTTCGAAATGTGATTTAAGTTGAATAACTTGCCGTTTTGGAAGAGAAGTGCTTGACTTTGCTATAAGTGACTGCTGACGCCTTGCAGAGTTTAGTGCAGACTCAAATGTATCATCTTCAGTATCATGTACTATCTCTTTCAAAACAGTGTCACTTGCCTTGGAAATTGCACTGTTGAAATTTAGAGTCATATTCTTGGAACTGACGGCTTCATTGGATGAAACATGAAGATTAACTCTATTCTGGGATAAAATGgaatcatttttattgtatatgGAGCGTATTCCTTTCCTCTTACCATCTAAACCTTCTGATTTGAGGAGAGCGGGTGCTCCTTTACCTTTTAATCCATCAAAGCTCTTATCCCGAGAAGCAACCACAGAACCATCAGTAGCGTCATTTTGCTGAAAAGACACCAACAAATCCTTAGAAGTGTCAGTGTCAGAAACTTTCTTTTTCGTAGAGTCAAAATGTGATTTGCTCCCAGGATCAATAGTCTTGTCCTCCAACATGTGGTGACCTGTCTCAGTATCAGAGAGAATGACCTCATTGGCAGATATAGGTTCCTCTGTTTCACTGTCGGAAAGAACAATCAGAACATCTTCAGCCGTTTTGTGAGCTCCCGTTACCAAGTCCAAGATCTGCACCTCTCTGTCATCCACAGAGAGAGGCTGCTCATTTGAAACTGAACTATTCCTCTCAAATGACAAGAATTCGGGAAATAAAGATCTTGAACTATAGGGGGTCTTTCCACTGTCACAAGAAGCTTCCTTCGATAACGAAACAGAAAGGCGTGAAACTGTTTCTGTCAATTCATCCGTGGCAAAATTATCTAAATCAAGAAGAAAGACATGTAACAAATCCGTTAATGATCACTTGACAATGATCAACAAAAATCCAGACTAGCAATAATAATAACCAGGACAACAAAGGTAGTAATAATAGTGACTATAACAATAGTAACAACAAAAAATAGCaactataacaataataataaccaCTGCCACAACCATTATTACTATGTTAAACATTTTGTGTCTGCATGTAATGAAATATTGAAAGCTCACCACTTGatatcatattttcaatggtcCCGATTGTCATTGTAGCACTGTTACTACATGAACCCCTGAGAAAAGACAGCAACATGGAAACTGTCCGTTTCCAATACACGGTTATAACTTTAAGTGATGACTTTCCCCAATCCATGAGATCATTAAGCCATGAGAAGTCACAAGAACTTTTCACCATCACTCTGAAATCCTCATGTTTTGTACCCAATGGCGGGTACATTATTTCAAAAACAACCGGGAGGATCTCAAGTAAGCGGACGCAAGTCATCTGAAACAACAAAGAACTAGTAAGAATGCCTTCCACGTGAACCCTCATGGGATGTGCCAGACAGGGTTATGGGGTGCCAGAGTTGAGGTGCATTTGCACAAAATATAAATTCCTACCAGAAACTGAAACagaatttcaagaaatttgaagagtaaaaacaaattagattaGTAAATTATTTATCAACCAAGCAATACTCATTGTACGCTTAACCACAGACAAGAACTGGTCACCTCAGAGTATGTGCCTATACaaaaccacacacacacacacaaacagaAGGGGGGACTGTAAGAACCAAAATGGCTAatagaaaatactcaaaagGCAAAAGTTGTACATTGCATGTAACTTAACAAGTCCACACATAACCAAGAGTTTATAAGTACCATAAGCATAACTACAGTTCTAACACAACCATTTACAGGTAGAATGAATGCAGAATACCTaacaaaaacttataaaaaaagaaaaaaagaataccTGACAGAAACTGTAATCAATAAATGCTTTGCCCTCTATTAAGCATCTCCGAATAGAAGGCCAAGCAGTTTCTGATAGCAAGTAAATGAACTTTTGCAGCAATTTTAAGTCAACATTTGAGGAATACCCAATGGCATTCTCAGGCAATGTATCAAAGAATGGCTGCCTCAAAAATCCACCTTGGGAAGAGAAGCTTGTGATACTTAAGTGATCAGATGAACTTTCTGGCCATTCTTCGGTAACCCCTTTGAGTAATTTGCGTAgaacgaaaaaaaaatgttgcaaaGTCTGAAACTTTACCAAAACAGAATCCAGTAGAACCTGAAATAGTGCAAACAGAGCTGTTAGGAAAAACACGAGAAGGTGATTATTTGTGAAACTTACAATTTATCCCCCTTAAAAGGGCATCCCATAACAGTAAAGACATATCATCCATAGTGAACATGTTCTATCTGCATACCAGAGGAACCAATACgaaatttcaaatatgaaattccAAATTAGAAACTGAAGGCCATTACACATATAATGAAGAAAAGCTTTGCTTAGTTTTTTTGCAGGGCTTGGGGAAGAAGGAGATTGGAGCACTTGGAAGCTCAAACAAAAAAGTAATTCCACTTGGTTATTATGAGCATGTCTGAAAACCTAGTTGCCAACAACTTAATCCATTTGCTTACTTTTCCAAtcaatatagatatatatctaACCACATATCATTATTCTGAAGCTTTGACTGAAAGGAAGTCTTTACCAATTTACAAGCATGCCTGAAACCCCGAAAAATGGCAGACAACGAGCATCCACTTGAGCAGAGGAACTTCAAGCCACAAGAAAGACCACGTGTATCCGAAACTTGTTCCAAAATACATTTCCCAAATTGCCTGATATTCTGTATCAAAACACAgtatgtacatatataaaaattgctCAAACAGGAGAAAGGAAATCGAGAATAATCCATCACTTCAATCATAAATGCATATAATAACAGAAGGTTtaagatataaaaagattaatttgaCATACATCATTAGGATCCAGGAGTGAAAGTATCAAGCTTTCAGACATCCTTGGTTCCCAAGTCCACAGTTTCCCAATTTCTCTTTGCCCCACTTGATCTATAAAGTGTCCAGTTAACCTGTATCACACCTCTCATGTAATTATTCAAGTGATCGGTTCCCACTAATCTATGCATTGCCTCATAACATAACCATCAACCTAAAACTATAAAGGGGTCTGCcacaacattaaaaatattgataaagtACATAAACACTAACAACCTGTTGAATGTTCTTGCTAAAGAAATACACATTGATGATATTTTTACTGAGTTTTTTGAGTCCTTCCCCTCTCCACCATCATCAGAACCAGTTGGGATTGTCCAACCAAATGAAGTGGAGATTTCTTCAACAGAAGATTGAAGCCAAGTTCTCAATGGAAGTGCCATTTCTGCACTGATTTCGGGTTCAACCATAGAAAAACGAGATCGAGCCCAGAAAACAGCCTTAGAAAATGATATCGGAAAGACTGAGGGATCAAGTTCAACTAGAACATCAATCCACAACATAGGAATGCACATCCACTCTCGATATTCCCGACAAGTAATTTTACTTTGTGCACCAAGTTCGCTCCAAGAACTATTATCCTCCTCTCTACCATCTGGAATAAATGGAAGCCTGTCatattgatcatcatcatccaaGTCCAGAGACATGCTTTTGTCAATACTCCAAGAGATGCTGCAATTCAGCATTGAAGTTATAAGGGCAGCAGCATCAGACACTATAATAGTTTGTATAAGATCAAATGCAGGTTGCCTCAGAGAACTGTGGAGTGAAGAATCCTTCAGGGATGACACGAGAGAAGGGCCCCTGTCCAATAAAAATGCACATAAATGAATCATAAAGCCATCTCAGTCAACAACCAAATTACCTTTTTGATAAGTGCGTCCACAACCAATTTACCAACAAATCCATATACCTACAGGAGGATTTTAAATGTTTACGATTATGTTTTTTAAAGTAATACATGATTTTCAGGACTAAACCAAACATCGCTAAGGATAGGGGATGAAGTCATTTAATGGTTCAACCATAGAGCTAGTCATTGAACAACTGATTTTTTacctaataaatatttctaCCAAAATAACTTATATTATAGAGGTTAGAAGAAAACTTTTAAGATATCTTCTCACATTTTTAAGTGCTCAATGATTTGTCCTGCTGAAACACCAAGTCCTACATTGGGAATATGAATAACCCATATAGAACATGTGCTAACATTATAAGGGTAGTCAGGGGTGCTAAGTCCCACGCTGGCTACTAACTAGAAGAAATTGGGTTtaagtgattctagggaagctaatatattttttacatacaAGTGTTTAATTTAATGACTTGTCCTTTTGTAACACTGCAGTcctatattgagaatataaataaCCCACAAAGAATGAGTAGCTTATAAAgtgattctttctttcttttttgataagtaagaaagaattttattcatcaaacctaattacattctataaAGAAGAAAACGAAAACAGAAAATCATGAGCTGAATCTCCATTAAGCACTATATATAGCTGAAAACCattgaaataaagaaaacacaCGGAATTTCCATATTTCCTCCATAGTGCGctctttattattaaaacaagATTTATAAGTGGTTCTAAGGAATCTTCAAGTTGACCGATCTTTTTGGGGTTATAGTGTAAACCTGACTAGTGCTTTCTATGGCATGTCTTGACGAGGAAGTCAAGAACTTATGAGAGGAagtttgtaacaccccaatctAAAATTGAGGATATGAATAACCTACacaacctatcaaaaaaaaaaaataacctacACAAATTGGGCAGGTTATAAAGGTAGTCACGAGTGCTAACTCACACATTGGCTAGTTATTAGATAAAATTGGGCTTTATAAGTTAGAATTTGTAACTGATACAAGGAAGTCAAGGAAACTTAGTCCAAATTGAGCTTTATAAACGATTTAAGGGAACTTCAGATCGACTACTCTTTTTGGGTTTATGGCATGAATATGCCTCGCACTTTCCTTGGCTCATTACACCTATATAACTAAGTTCATTTTTAGGGTGTAAGAAAAAACTGACCAACGGATTGAAAATCGGTTCAATCCTGGTTT
Above is a genomic segment from Juglans microcarpa x Juglans regia isolate MS1-56 chromosome 1D, Jm3101_v1.0, whole genome shotgun sequence containing:
- the LOC121257451 gene encoding uncharacterized protein LOC121257451, yielding MSKKLATRRELLDRWRGIEEEEDDEDDDHDSSRRRRLHHLKEQWFADAFNFLICFPKDTHIWCGSWDLMGPLLETFYNYFKDEHPDSPLKQLWKRISDEMRKCIQCISQYHQALEMYDREYELSCIIPLLDVLRTLDEQRVTQHLREINARIAREEYDPARDNAEVVSVMYEILMFPILLDDQSLFTEFETFIEAIDNKHELALDGQQQFPGVYALFFFKRRVRSVGHRLAASMGKLRRATELEPLQPLLKKFIGFLETEVLPPTPETSRPRAKLDRVSIWLGIKSLLGFLDPPAFEEGILERYPIFLDLVLNHISGDSVVFSHAVTCLRLLFEMLGCKLWLRSTLSPSVMRNTLLGQCFHTRNEKSHKDIFDLIQPFLQSLEALQDGEHEKQRRHFIYFLLHQVPMSSNFSVLTRKKACQIALFIIQRGYKMNPPCPPSECAHMWGPSLVSSLKDSSLHSSLRQPAFDLIQTIIVSDAAALITSMLNCSISWSIDKSMSLDLDDDDQYDRLPFIPDGREEDNSSWSELGAQSKITCREYREWMCIPMLWIDVLVELDPSVFPISFSKAVFWARSRFSMVEPEISAEMALPLRTWLQSSVEEISTSFGWTIPTGSDDGGEGKDSKNSVKISSMCISLARTFNRLTGHFIDQVGQREIGKLWTWEPRMSESLILSLLDPNDNIRQFGKCILEQVSDTRGLSCGLKFLCSSGCSLSAIFRGFRHACKLVLLDSVLVKFQTLQHFFFVLRKLLKGVTEEWPESSSDHLSITSFSSQGGFLRQPFFDTLPENAIGYSSNVDLKLLQKFIYLLSETAWPSIRRCLIEGKAFIDYSFCQMTCVRLLEILPVVFEIMYPPLGTKHEDFRVMVKSSCDFSWLNDLMDWGKSSLKVITVYWKRTVSMLLSFLRGSCSNSATMTIGTIENMISSDNFATDELTETVSRLSVSLSKEASCDSGKTPYSSRSLFPEFLSFERNSSVSNEQPLSVDDREVQILDLVTGAHKTAEDVLIVLSDSETEEPISANEVILSDTETGHHMLEDKTIDPGSKSHFDSTKKKVSDTDTSKDLLVSFQQNDATDGSVVASRDKSFDGLKGKGAPALLKSEGLDGKRKGIRSIYNKNDSILSQNRVNLHVSSNEAVSSKNMTLNFNSAISKASDTVLKEIVHDTEDDTFESALNSARRQQSLIAKSSTSLPKRQVIQLKSHFEIRSGRLHRLEAGVKRFKPPRLDDWYRPILEIDYFETVGLASAGEDRSRIVSKLKEVPVYFQSPEQYIEIFRPLVLEEFKAQLHSSFLEMSSLEEMYFGSLSVMLVERVDDFHLVRFVYDDNDSAASKSFSENDLVLLTKEPLQKSSHDIHMVGKVERRERDNKRRQTILVIRFYLQNGSSRLNQARRNLIERGKWHATRLMSITPQLREFQALSSIKEIPILPVILKPVNDSLGGDVSKEVDLGKLSQPLQQVLKSSFNDSQLQAIGVAVGSPSLKKDFELSLIQGPPGTGKTRTILAIVSGLLASPLQRMGNAKSFLDGTLKRNGMQCTNSRPRISQTAAIAKAWQDAALARQLNEDVERSSKSMESLARGRVLLCAQSNAAVDELVSRISSQGLYGSDGKIYKPYLVRVGNVKTVHPNSLPVFIDTLVDQRLVEERMKVCNEKSVSTVGSSITLRSNLEKIVDRIRFYETKRANLRDGNADLKNSLEADSNKGDDEKEVSDAEIELKLRKLYEQKKQIYKDLSSVQTQEKKSNEEMKTLRRKLRKCILQEAEIVVTTLSGCGGDLYGVCSESVSTNKFGIPSEHTLFDAIVIDEAAQALEPATLIPLQLLKSSGTKCIMVGDPKQLPATVLSSVASKFQYECSMFERLQRAGHPVIMLTKQYRMHPEICQFPSLHFYDGKLLNGEKMSNKSAPFHEIEGLGPYVFYDIVDGQEHRGKNSGALSLYNEHEAEAAVEVLRLFKKRCPSEFIGGRIGIITPYKSQLSLLRSRFLSAFGSSVIDDMELNTVDGFQGREVDIILLSTVRAGDPNSALRMNSSNIGFVADVRRMNVALTRAKLSLWVLGNARTLMTNHNWAALLKDAKARNLVISVKMPYESMFKTAFCRNAVSGISVNRSGQKKYVEKVNDASQHAKQNERNTNQTFERKTRNVGCADQSKRTGIGDEKDLASTKDSSLVANGKNRTSEDIKRANSGKHAKVGERKGKESSGKKVGLGNTDMSKRKHEFDKSNNHSNHSERELADGHKLSKSHVSKRLKKSSDGGRSEQGNQATQLTEGSSKERDANVRGKVPSQVGRAEDLIAKRKQREAVDAILCSSLISSKKSEMSTKPLPAKRSFSSSANVSGGIKPPKTSKVPPASSTSASENQIHKHRNKK